In Leisingera sp. S132, a single genomic region encodes these proteins:
- a CDS encoding sugar phosphate isomerase/epimerase: MNISLCTISFRHQLIGLKDIAFWARDNGFQGIELWGVHARNQSPLAIHNAQWMAAQGLSVPMISDYLPLHDPDLLRSRTLALCAQARTWGAAKMRTFAGQQSSAGATQEERRQTTRALREACIIAADHGLRLLVETHPGTLADTLAATCDLIDATDHDALAINFDALHVWEGGDDPVEARRILLPRIAHYHLKNVSSRDRLDVFAPANVYSAAGSRAGMVPLFQGAYDYSALLAEMAQDPACEASLEWFGDAVFQILKADIVQIRAQTRQEVPETAEAV, encoded by the coding sequence ATGAACATCTCGCTTTGCACCATTTCCTTCCGCCACCAGCTGATCGGGCTCAAGGACATCGCCTTCTGGGCCCGCGACAACGGGTTTCAGGGGATCGAGCTGTGGGGCGTGCACGCCCGCAACCAATCCCCCTTGGCCATTCACAATGCCCAGTGGATGGCGGCGCAAGGCCTGTCGGTGCCAATGATCAGCGACTACCTGCCGCTGCATGACCCGGACCTGTTGCGCTCCCGCACCCTGGCGCTATGCGCCCAGGCCCGGACCTGGGGCGCGGCCAAAATGCGCACCTTCGCGGGCCAGCAGTCCAGCGCCGGGGCCACGCAGGAAGAGCGCCGCCAGACCACCCGCGCCCTGCGCGAAGCCTGCATTATCGCCGCGGATCACGGGCTGCGCCTGCTGGTCGAAACCCATCCCGGCACCCTGGCCGACACGCTCGCCGCCACCTGCGATCTGATCGACGCCACGGACCACGACGCGCTCGCCATCAACTTCGACGCGCTGCACGTCTGGGAAGGCGGCGATGACCCGGTGGAGGCCCGCCGCATCCTCCTGCCCCGCATCGCCCATTACCACCTGAAGAACGTGTCGAGCCGCGACCGGCTGGACGTCTTTGCCCCTGCCAACGTCTACAGCGCCGCAGGCAGCCGTGCTGGCATGGTGCCGCTGTTCCAGGGCGCCTATGACTACAGCGCGCTGCTGGCAGAAATGGCCCAGGACCCGGCCTGCGAGGCCTCGCTGGAGTGGTTCGGGGATGCGGTTTTCCAGATCCTAAAAGCCGATATTGTCCAGATTCGCGCCCAAACCCGGCAAGAGGTGCCTGAGACTGCCGAAGCCGTCTGA
- a CDS encoding type II toxin-antitoxin system CcdA family antitoxin: MTATAKRKTSLTLDAQALDRAKALGINVSAVAETALVQAVSEARRQQWLKENADAFAAQSEWHEQHGHPLADIMTAPGATSWQD; encoded by the coding sequence ATGACCGCCACCGCCAAACGCAAAACCTCCCTGACCCTGGATGCGCAGGCGCTGGACCGCGCCAAGGCTCTCGGCATCAACGTCTCCGCAGTGGCAGAGACCGCACTGGTGCAGGCCGTTTCCGAGGCACGGCGCCAGCAGTGGCTGAAGGAAAACGCCGATGCCTTTGCCGCGCAATCCGAGTGGCACGAACAGCACGGCCATCCGCTGGCTGACATCATGACTGCGCCGGGGGCAACCTCGTGGCAGGACTGA
- a CDS encoding CcdB family protein, with the protein MAGLTRFDVAEYNGISMVVIESDLLPPDPSVVVIPLLANYPAVTHLNPEITHDTQRLILATRLIAAVRRASLRRTGSVADQGDLITRAVDVLMAGV; encoded by the coding sequence GTGGCAGGACTGACCCGCTTCGACGTAGCGGAATACAATGGTATCTCCATGGTCGTGATCGAAAGCGATCTGCTGCCGCCCGACCCGTCCGTCGTTGTCATTCCGTTGCTGGCAAACTACCCGGCCGTGACGCACCTGAACCCGGAAATCACGCACGACACCCAGCGCCTGATCCTGGCTACCCGGCTGATCGCAGCGGTGCGCCGCGCCAGCCTGCGCCGCACCGGCTCTGTTGCGGATCAGGGCGACCTGATCACCCGTGCGGTGGATGTGCTGATGGCAGGTGTCTAG
- a CDS encoding ABC transporter ATP-binding protein, translating into MFRAFENLVDPFAPAHQAPPRASLRAYLAQQLAPYGKWLPLMFAIGVLTALMESGLIFYSGRVVDLMAETGAGAFWDAHGTEMLLALFCVLIVRPSLVGLNHLLLEQTLSSNLQEQVRWQAHRHLLGQSAGFFQNDFAGRLSNRVMQMGPAVQDSVHMLFEAVLFAVTYMIGAVVVLTQIDWRLAVPLVAWVGLYGLYVRHTALNVAATAEKWSDARSAATGRIVDAYGNIETVKLFARDGQEQAYALSALRRLRTRYQRFLRMMTRLAFGSIAINGVLILIVVAPAIWLWMRGSVSVGEVAAVSALTIRLNGMSGWILWVTIRLFENMGVIREGLRSLSAAHEVTDAPGAKPLEVARAEVRIEGLRHHYGNTAGGVNGIDLHIPAGQRVGIAGPSGAGKSTLINLLLRFRDPEGGRILIDGQDIRGVTQESLRSRIGVVTQNTSLIHRSVRANILYGNPGATEAEMIAAAKRAEAHDFIMGLRDHAGRTGYDAHVGERGVALSGGQRQRIAIARVVLKNAPVLILDEATSALDSAVEAAIQKTLLDVMQGKTVIAIAHRLSTISQMDRIVVLQEGEIAEDGSHAELLARQGVYAGLWQRQAGAAERVAEVV; encoded by the coding sequence ATGTTCCGGGCTTTTGAAAACCTTGTCGATCCCTTTGCGCCCGCCCATCAGGCGCCGCCGCGGGCCAGCTTAAGGGCCTATCTGGCGCAGCAGCTGGCGCCCTATGGCAAATGGCTGCCCTTGATGTTTGCCATCGGTGTTCTGACCGCGCTGATGGAAAGCGGGCTGATCTTCTATTCCGGCCGGGTGGTGGACCTGATGGCGGAGACCGGCGCGGGCGCGTTCTGGGACGCGCATGGCACCGAGATGCTGCTGGCGCTGTTCTGTGTGCTGATCGTGCGGCCGTCGCTGGTGGGGCTCAATCACCTGCTCTTGGAGCAGACGCTGTCATCAAACCTGCAGGAGCAGGTGCGCTGGCAGGCGCACCGGCATCTCCTGGGGCAGTCGGCGGGGTTCTTTCAGAACGATTTTGCCGGGCGGCTGAGCAACCGGGTGATGCAGATGGGGCCTGCGGTGCAGGACAGTGTGCACATGCTGTTCGAGGCGGTGCTGTTTGCTGTCACATACATGATCGGCGCGGTGGTGGTGCTGACGCAGATCGACTGGCGGCTGGCGGTGCCGCTGGTGGCCTGGGTGGGGCTTTATGGGCTGTATGTGCGGCACACCGCGCTGAATGTGGCGGCGACGGCAGAGAAATGGTCCGATGCGCGCTCTGCCGCGACCGGGCGGATTGTCGATGCCTATGGCAATATCGAGACGGTGAAGCTGTTTGCCCGGGACGGGCAGGAGCAGGCCTATGCCTTGTCGGCGCTGCGGCGGCTGCGGACGCGGTACCAGCGGTTTTTGCGGATGATGACGCGGCTGGCGTTCGGCAGCATTGCCATCAACGGCGTGCTGATCCTGATTGTGGTGGCGCCTGCCATATGGCTGTGGATGCGCGGGTCTGTCAGCGTTGGCGAGGTGGCGGCGGTGTCGGCCCTGACGATCCGGCTCAACGGCATGAGCGGCTGGATCCTGTGGGTGACGATCCGGCTGTTTGAAAACATGGGGGTGATCCGCGAAGGCCTGCGGTCTCTGTCGGCCGCGCATGAGGTGACGGATGCGCCGGGGGCAAAGCCCTTGGAGGTGGCCCGTGCCGAGGTGCGGATCGAGGGGCTGCGGCACCATTACGGCAATACGGCAGGCGGGGTGAACGGGATCGACCTGCACATCCCGGCGGGCCAGCGGGTTGGTATTGCCGGGCCGTCGGGGGCGGGGAAATCGACCCTGATCAACCTCTTGCTGCGGTTCCGCGACCCGGAGGGCGGGCGTATCCTGATCGACGGGCAGGACATCCGCGGCGTGACGCAGGAGAGCCTGCGCAGCCGGATCGGGGTGGTGACGCAGAACACCTCGCTCATCCACCGCTCGGTGCGGGCGAATATCCTGTACGGCAACCCCGGCGCGACTGAGGCAGAGATGATTGCCGCCGCCAAGCGGGCAGAGGCGCATGACTTCATCATGGGGCTGCGCGACCACGCGGGGCGCACAGGTTACGATGCCCATGTGGGGGAGCGCGGCGTGGCGCTGTCGGGCGGCCAGCGGCAGCGGATCGCGATTGCGCGGGTGGTTCTGAAGAACGCGCCGGTTCTGATCCTGGATGAGGCGACCTCGGCGCTGGACAGTGCGGTGGAGGCGGCGATTCAGAAGACCTTGCTGGATGTGATGCAGGGCAAGACGGTGATTGCCATTGCCCACCGGCTGTCGACGATTTCGCAGATGGACCGGATCGTGGTGCTGCAGGAGGGGGAGATTGCCGAGGACGGCAGCCATGCGGAGCTGCTGGCGCGGCAGGGGGTCTATGCCGGGCTGTGGCAGCGCCAGGCGGGCGCGGCGGAGCGGGTGGCGGAAGTGGTGTGA
- a CDS encoding DUF2218 domain-containing protein, with amino-acid sequence MLTDQGRFETPNASRYLQQLCKHFAHKVAVEHDDTRGTVALGMGPATLRAADGILTAEVTAPDAADLAEARDIIDRHLARFAFREQFEAMDWQSVNA; translated from the coding sequence ATGCTCACCGACCAGGGCCGCTTTGAGACTCCGAACGCCTCCAGATACCTGCAGCAGCTGTGCAAGCATTTCGCCCACAAGGTTGCCGTGGAGCACGACGACACCCGCGGCACTGTTGCGCTGGGAATGGGGCCTGCCACGCTGCGCGCCGCCGATGGCATCCTCACCGCCGAAGTCACCGCGCCGGACGCGGCAGACTTGGCCGAAGCCCGCGATATCATCGACCGCCACCTGGCACGCTTCGCCTTCCGCGAGCAGTTTGAGGCCATGGACTGGCAGTCCGTGAACGCCTGA
- a CDS encoding MotA/TolQ/ExbB proton channel family protein: MTLRLPAAAAAFLLMASLAAAQETPAIPVPVISADTPAAAGTAPEPSAPIAQPPVAPVPASASPALSTDAGTLAAPPAPQTEAETSASQPELTQMASDASAKALKFLRDGGPSIWAIAALSVITLALILWKIWRLALIGAWSRGKAADAVAAFERGDRAAALAIVQTRIGVRSKVVTAALTATASLPEDRAREETARVAKLHLASAATGLGALELIATIAPLLGLLGTVLGMIAAFQALQAAGSKADPALLAGGIWEALLTTAAGMAVAIPASAALTWFEAVISRIRRDLEDSATRIFVARQPDQLALAAE; encoded by the coding sequence ATGACCCTTCGTTTGCCCGCAGCCGCGGCTGCCTTTCTGCTCATGGCCTCCCTGGCTGCGGCACAGGAGACCCCGGCAATACCGGTGCCCGTCATCAGCGCAGACACGCCCGCCGCCGCCGGAACAGCGCCAGAGCCGTCAGCCCCTATTGCCCAGCCGCCAGTTGCTCCGGTCCCAGCATCTGCGTCCCCTGCCCTTTCGACAGACGCAGGCACGCTGGCCGCGCCCCCTGCACCGCAGACCGAGGCTGAAACGTCCGCCAGCCAGCCCGAATTGACGCAGATGGCCTCTGACGCCTCCGCCAAGGCGCTGAAATTCCTGCGCGACGGCGGCCCGTCGATCTGGGCCATTGCGGCGCTCTCGGTGATCACCCTGGCGCTGATCCTGTGGAAGATCTGGCGGCTGGCCCTGATCGGCGCTTGGTCCCGCGGCAAGGCCGCCGATGCCGTTGCCGCCTTTGAACGCGGCGACCGCGCCGCCGCGCTGGCCATCGTGCAGACCCGCATCGGCGTGCGCTCCAAAGTCGTCACGGCCGCCCTCACCGCCACCGCCAGCCTACCAGAAGACCGCGCCCGCGAGGAGACCGCACGAGTCGCCAAACTGCATCTGGCCAGTGCCGCCACCGGCCTCGGCGCGCTGGAGCTGATTGCCACCATCGCCCCCCTTTTGGGCCTCCTCGGCACCGTTCTGGGCATGATCGCCGCCTTCCAGGCGCTGCAGGCCGCCGGCTCCAAGGCCGACCCCGCCCTGCTGGCCGGCGGCATCTGGGAGGCGCTGCTGACCACCGCCGCCGGCATGGCGGTGGCAATCCCCGCCTCCGCCGCGCTCACCTGGTTTGAAGCGGTAATCTCCCGCATCCGCCGCGACCTGGAGGACAGCGCCACCCGCATCTTCGTCGCCCGGCAGCCCGATCAGCTGGCGCTGGCCGCCGAGTAA
- a CDS encoding biopolymer transporter ExbD: MQLAPAPRPRRKPSLTPMIDVVFLLLVFFMLASRFGMDTVLQLPLAGQGGSYDGPPRLIGVGPGNLDVNGVPVADSNLAQALAPLMKSPADMMILRGRDGASLQRITGVTALLQQAGLSNVVLVE; the protein is encoded by the coding sequence ATGCAGCTCGCCCCCGCCCCGCGCCCCCGGCGCAAACCCAGCCTGACACCGATGATCGACGTGGTGTTCCTGCTCCTGGTGTTCTTCATGCTGGCCTCCCGCTTTGGCATGGACACGGTGCTGCAGCTGCCGCTGGCCGGACAGGGCGGCAGCTACGATGGCCCGCCGCGCCTAATTGGCGTGGGCCCCGGCAACCTAGATGTGAACGGCGTGCCGGTGGCGGACAGCAACCTCGCCCAGGCGCTGGCGCCGCTGATGAAATCCCCCGCCGACATGATGATCCTGCGCGGCCGCGACGGTGCCAGCCTGCAGCGCATCACCGGCGTGACCGCCCTGCTGCAGCAGGCAGGCCTCAGCAACGTCGTGCTGGTGGAGTGA
- a CDS encoding biopolymer transporter ExbD, whose amino-acid sequence MDLSDPPKRPRAESIVPMINVVFLLLIFFLMTSRLAQPDPFDVTPPDAASEAAPEAQPVLYIGADGRMFFDGAEGDAALTRLAAASADSPQIQLRADARLEARTLARILRQLAEAGLTRAELVVRQP is encoded by the coding sequence ATGGACCTGAGCGATCCCCCCAAACGCCCCCGCGCCGAATCCATCGTGCCGATGATCAACGTGGTGTTCCTGCTCTTGATCTTCTTCCTGATGACTTCACGGCTGGCGCAGCCCGATCCGTTCGACGTCACCCCGCCCGATGCCGCGTCAGAGGCCGCGCCGGAGGCCCAGCCGGTGCTCTACATAGGCGCCGATGGCCGGATGTTTTTCGACGGGGCCGAGGGCGATGCCGCCCTCACCCGCCTCGCTGCCGCCAGCGCGGACAGCCCGCAAATCCAGCTGCGCGCCGACGCACGGCTGGAGGCCCGGACCCTCGCCCGCATCCTGCGCCAGCTGGCAGAGGCCGGTCTCACCCGCGCCGAACTGGTGGTGCGCCAGCCATGA
- a CDS encoding TonB family protein has translation MRRAAEFTIFAGLAGLIHIALFASAPETGAHSSGAGGDALVSLQPASAEVARMAEAWQKSPETPQIETPKPEAPPQIQPPALPQFELARAPRAALLAPLARPAAAQPVQADTAPPPQPKPRRSEPEPEPQAKPQQTPPPKANSTRNAAGQAGQRAAGAGGGAEAGQSGGAQTATANPGREAKLRTVWGNKIRARIERRKRYPSGATGTAQVVLRLTVARDGRLLDHRIAKSSGNAAFDQAALAAVARAGKFPPAPKQLQASQIRLSLPISFTR, from the coding sequence ATGAGACGCGCCGCTGAATTCACCATCTTTGCGGGCCTTGCGGGCCTCATCCACATCGCACTCTTTGCCAGCGCGCCCGAAACCGGCGCGCACTCCAGCGGTGCGGGCGGCGACGCGCTGGTCTCGCTGCAGCCCGCCAGCGCCGAGGTCGCCCGCATGGCCGAGGCCTGGCAGAAATCGCCCGAGACCCCGCAGATCGAAACCCCGAAGCCGGAAGCTCCGCCGCAGATCCAGCCCCCTGCCCTGCCGCAGTTTGAACTGGCCCGGGCGCCGCGCGCCGCACTGCTGGCGCCGCTCGCCCGGCCCGCTGCGGCGCAGCCCGTGCAGGCGGACACCGCCCCGCCGCCACAGCCCAAACCGCGCAGATCAGAGCCTGAACCGGAACCTCAGGCCAAACCGCAACAGACGCCGCCGCCCAAGGCCAACTCCACCCGCAACGCGGCAGGACAGGCAGGCCAGCGCGCCGCGGGTGCGGGCGGCGGCGCTGAGGCGGGCCAATCCGGCGGCGCCCAAACCGCCACTGCCAATCCAGGCCGCGAGGCCAAGCTGCGCACCGTCTGGGGCAACAAGATCCGCGCCCGCATCGAACGGCGCAAACGCTACCCCTCCGGCGCCACCGGCACGGCCCAGGTGGTGCTGCGCCTGACGGTGGCCCGCGACGGCCGCCTGCTGGACCACCGCATCGCCAAATCATCAGGGAATGCCGCCTTTGATCAGGCCGCCCTTGCCGCCGTCGCCCGCGCCGGAAAATTCCCGCCCGCCCCGAAACAGCTGCAGGCCAGCCAAATCCGCCTCAGCCTGCCCATCAGCTTCACCCGGTAG
- a CDS encoding OsmC family protein, with the protein MALKVKPKRYGPVFVIFDGGAALRYASGEGADSSPYPPAGSPVETMLAALGACIVRSLEWTAGRHKLQLPPFQVRVAGVGAPELPGRLETAEVAVIGRLSDDAALARQIVAQAKAACTVSNSMNSAVTVRLEEG; encoded by the coding sequence ATGGCCCTGAAAGTCAAACCCAAGCGCTATGGCCCGGTGTTCGTGATCTTTGATGGCGGCGCAGCGCTGCGCTATGCCAGCGGCGAAGGGGCGGACAGCAGCCCGTACCCGCCTGCAGGCTCACCGGTAGAGACGATGCTGGCCGCGCTTGGCGCCTGTATTGTGCGGTCGCTGGAATGGACGGCCGGCCGGCACAAGCTGCAGCTGCCGCCGTTTCAGGTGCGGGTAGCCGGAGTGGGTGCGCCAGAGCTGCCGGGGCGGCTGGAAACGGCAGAGGTTGCCGTGATTGGCAGGCTTTCGGATGATGCGGCGCTGGCCCGGCAGATTGTGGCGCAGGCCAAGGCCGCTTGCACCGTCAGCAACTCGATGAACAGCGCGGTGACGGTGAGGCTGGAAGAGGGCTGA
- a CDS encoding replication initiation protein, whose protein sequence is MDADNIPHSKLTGPLRRGSVKKNVAAIHVSGKLTLLQRKLSNVLLLNAYDALVTKPKHQIDAQTLCLMVGYNSNDMETLKQSLRSLAETVAEWDMLDEQGRQEWGVSSLLSYAKLSGGVCEYAYSPALAEKLHDPKVFALINLNIQRRFTSGHALALYENCYRFVRTGSTGWWDIALFRRLMGVDGSAYYESFKHLNAKIIKPAVAEVNKTSNILLTPEFKKMGRQVAEVRFRIKENPQLAMLDIDDGAGVRQGAVYGQLMELGVSDRLARQWIAEHGEDYVAEKVGYLKGQKGVDSPVRYLSAALRDDYKSGPAETAKEVAPEVLAAAEARKAAEAKAARAAAAEDAAKARERSLRAQKLERIRELAAGRSPTQRDADKRLFLSRLEDEIDREEFRNRGWAAALLAADMAAFWEELVPGAFEDLPA, encoded by the coding sequence ATGGACGCTGACAACATCCCGCACAGCAAGCTGACAGGCCCCCTGCGCCGGGGGTCGGTGAAGAAGAACGTGGCGGCGATCCATGTCTCCGGCAAGCTGACGCTGCTGCAGCGGAAGCTGTCGAATGTGCTGTTGCTCAACGCCTATGACGCGCTGGTGACCAAGCCCAAGCACCAGATCGACGCGCAGACGCTGTGCCTGATGGTGGGCTATAACTCCAACGACATGGAGACCCTGAAGCAGTCGCTGCGCTCATTGGCGGAGACGGTGGCGGAATGGGACATGCTGGACGAGCAGGGGCGGCAGGAGTGGGGTGTCAGCTCGCTGCTCTCTTATGCCAAGCTGTCCGGCGGGGTCTGTGAATATGCCTACAGCCCGGCGCTGGCGGAGAAGCTGCATGACCCCAAGGTCTTTGCCCTGATCAACCTGAACATCCAGCGGCGGTTCACCAGCGGCCATGCGCTGGCGCTGTATGAAAACTGCTACCGCTTTGTGCGCACCGGTTCGACCGGCTGGTGGGATATTGCGCTGTTCCGCCGCCTGATGGGGGTGGATGGCAGTGCCTATTACGAAAGCTTCAAGCATCTGAATGCCAAGATCATCAAACCGGCGGTGGCGGAGGTGAACAAGACCTCCAACATCCTCTTGACGCCGGAGTTCAAGAAGATGGGTCGGCAGGTGGCGGAGGTGCGGTTCCGGATCAAGGAGAACCCGCAGCTGGCGATGCTGGATATCGACGATGGCGCGGGGGTCCGGCAGGGGGCTGTCTATGGCCAGCTGATGGAGCTGGGCGTCAGCGACCGGCTGGCGCGGCAGTGGATTGCCGAGCATGGCGAGGACTATGTGGCGGAGAAGGTCGGCTATCTGAAGGGGCAGAAGGGGGTCGACAGCCCGGTGCGCTATCTGAGTGCGGCGCTGCGCGATGATTACAAATCCGGGCCTGCCGAGACTGCTAAGGAGGTTGCGCCGGAGGTTCTGGCGGCGGCGGAGGCGCGCAAGGCGGCGGAGGCCAAGGCGGCGCGGGCTGCCGCGGCAGAGGATGCGGCCAAGGCGCGGGAGCGCTCCCTCAGGGCGCAGAAGCTGGAACGGATCCGGGAGCTGGCGGCGGGGCGTTCGCCGACGCAGCGGGATGCGGACAAGCGGCTGTTCCTGAGCCGCCTGGAAGATGAGATCGATCGCGAGGAATTCCGCAACCGCGGCTGGGCGGCGGCGCTGCTGGCGGCGGATATGGCTGCGTTCTGGGAGGAGCTGGTTCCGGGCGCGTTTGAGGATTTGCCTGCTTAG
- a CDS encoding AAA family ATPase — MAKKPDTPLPPYFNLDPEAAAAKLGDLVDTARFAKAAAFAGRGRDDLAKRGYAPDGRKRLRKFSTWEITRYLIPVAPAHLRRVLNKNPDLPQGEGASGSKWFTLEEVLKLRDHFASEGIATKEYRPYRPEGLPAKVVAVANFKGGVGKTSTAAHLAMSAALDGYKVLVVDLDSQGSMTSILGGQVADEWQTVFPLLARDYAEAVEAENKVRAASGLDPIPLDETLTEAREVSLRNVVQKTHWPNIDLIGAQLNLYWAEFQIPVWRMGLRNWALWDALTNALEAGGALDEYDIVLLDTPPALGYLTINALAAADILMVPLGASFLEFDSTGRFFDMLYSTFASIEDGENAGRRRAGLPEMKFEWDVVRALITRFDASQQSDLANVIQAYFGDMMNAYRQDYTALVGQAGESVSGIYEADYRNFNRETYVRGREVFDRTYAEFKELLIGSWWRDQQMEQAEQTPKEDRADGTPQTA; from the coding sequence ATGGCAAAGAAACCTGATACCCCCCTGCCCCCCTATTTCAACCTGGATCCGGAGGCAGCAGCGGCCAAGCTTGGCGATCTGGTGGACACCGCCCGATTTGCCAAGGCCGCCGCCTTTGCGGGCCGCGGACGCGATGATCTGGCCAAGCGCGGCTATGCCCCCGACGGCCGCAAGCGGCTGCGCAAGTTCTCCACCTGGGAAATCACCCGCTACCTGATCCCCGTGGCCCCCGCCCATCTGCGCCGGGTGCTGAACAAGAACCCAGATCTGCCCCAGGGCGAGGGCGCCAGCGGTTCCAAATGGTTCACGCTGGAGGAGGTGCTGAAGCTGCGCGACCATTTCGCCTCCGAAGGCATCGCCACCAAGGAATACCGCCCCTACCGCCCGGAGGGCCTGCCGGCCAAGGTTGTCGCGGTCGCCAACTTCAAGGGCGGCGTCGGCAAGACCTCTACAGCTGCCCACCTGGCGATGTCCGCCGCGCTCGACGGCTACAAGGTGCTGGTGGTCGATCTCGACAGCCAGGGTTCCATGACCTCGATCCTCGGCGGCCAGGTGGCCGATGAATGGCAGACCGTCTTCCCCCTGCTCGCCCGCGACTACGCCGAGGCGGTGGAGGCCGAGAACAAAGTCCGCGCCGCCTCCGGATTAGACCCTATTCCGCTGGATGAGACTCTGACCGAGGCGCGGGAGGTTTCGCTGCGAAACGTCGTGCAGAAAACCCACTGGCCCAACATCGACCTCATCGGCGCCCAGCTGAACCTCTACTGGGCGGAGTTCCAGATCCCGGTCTGGCGGATGGGACTGCGCAATTGGGCGTTGTGGGATGCGCTGACCAACGCGCTGGAGGCGGGCGGCGCGCTTGATGAATATGACATTGTGCTGCTGGATACCCCCCCTGCCCTCGGCTACCTCACGATCAACGCGCTCGCCGCCGCCGACATCCTGATGGTGCCGCTTGGCGCGTCCTTCCTGGAGTTCGACTCAACGGGCCGTTTCTTCGACATGCTCTATTCCACCTTCGCCTCCATCGAGGACGGCGAAAACGCCGGCCGCCGCCGCGCGGGGCTGCCGGAGATGAAGTTCGAATGGGACGTGGTGCGCGCCCTGATCACCCGTTTCGACGCCAGCCAGCAAAGCGACCTGGCCAATGTGATCCAGGCCTATTTCGGCGACATGATGAACGCCTACCGCCAGGACTATACCGCCCTGGTCGGCCAGGCCGGCGAAAGCGTCTCCGGCATCTACGAGGCGGATTACCGCAACTTCAACCGCGAGACCTATGTGCGCGGGCGTGAAGTGTTCGACCGCACCTATGCGGAATTCAAGGAGCTGCTGATCGGCAGCTGGTGGCGCGATCAGCAGATGGAGCAGGCAGAACAGACCCCAAAAGAGGACAGAGCAGATGGCACGCCGCAGACAGCTTGA
- a CDS encoding ParB/RepB/Spo0J family partition protein has protein sequence MARRRQLETPSPEALKEIEAGIDRDLARGPGGLRPPIADVVADAARHASPLPQADREAAARDKADAERLRAAEGKGLVAVELPLEDITADALNRDRIVLDEDEMQELMASISANGLRLPIEVFEPLNPEDAGKYALVSGYRRLSAIRRLNAMSGGERFQTIPAFIREPGSIANALVSMIEENEIRSGLSQYERGRAAASAVHDGIFQNVDDAVAVLFQHASKAKRSKIRSFALIHEELGDMLAYATGLNERQCLRLAAALRTGTAEVMRAALEAAGARSAAEEWDALLQFVEQAEGAPQDPARGGRPKTAQKVVRSRRTRLANGISIERESGPNGYAIRFHGSNVTSDLVDAVMENVRHLLEQG, from the coding sequence ATGGCACGCCGCAGACAGCTTGAAACCCCCTCTCCCGAGGCGCTGAAGGAAATCGAGGCCGGGATTGACCGCGACCTGGCCCGCGGCCCCGGTGGCCTGCGCCCGCCGATTGCCGATGTGGTGGCCGATGCCGCCCGCCACGCCAGCCCGCTGCCCCAGGCCGACCGCGAGGCAGCCGCACGGGACAAGGCTGACGCCGAACGGTTGCGCGCCGCCGAGGGCAAGGGCCTGGTGGCGGTGGAGCTGCCACTGGAGGACATCACCGCCGACGCCCTCAACCGCGACCGCATCGTGCTGGATGAGGACGAGATGCAGGAGCTGATGGCCTCGATCTCCGCCAACGGGCTGCGCCTGCCGATCGAGGTCTTCGAGCCGCTGAACCCCGAGGATGCGGGCAAATACGCGCTGGTCTCCGGCTACCGCCGCCTGTCCGCCATCCGCCGCCTCAATGCCATGAGCGGCGGCGAACGGTTCCAGACCATCCCCGCCTTCATCCGCGAGCCCGGCAGCATCGCCAACGCGCTGGTCTCGATGATCGAGGAGAACGAGATCCGCTCCGGCCTCAGCCAGTATGAGCGCGGCCGGGCGGCGGCCTCGGCGGTGCATGACGGCATCTTCCAGAATGTCGATGACGCGGTGGCGGTGCTGTTCCAGCACGCCTCCAAGGCCAAGCGGTCCAAGATCCGCTCCTTCGCGCTGATCCACGAGGAGCTGGGCGACATGCTGGCCTATGCCACCGGCCTCAATGAGCGCCAGTGCCTGCGGCTGGCCGCAGCCCTGCGCACCGGCACCGCAGAGGTGATGCGCGCCGCGCTGGAGGCCGCAGGCGCGCGCTCGGCGGCAGAGGAATGGGACGCGCTGCTGCAATTCGTGGAACAGGCCGAAGGCGCGCCGCAGGACCCCGCCCGCGGCGGCCGCCCCAAGACCGCGCAGAAGGTCGTGCGCAGCCGCCGCACCCGGTTGGCCAACGGCATTTCCATCGAACGCGAAAGCGGCCCCAACGGCTATGCGATCCGCTTCCACGGCAGCAATGTCACCTCCGACCTGGTTGACGCGGTGATGGAAAACGTCCGCCATCTGCTGGAGCAGGGCTGA